A genomic segment from Methanoplanus limicola DSM 2279 encodes:
- a CDS encoding PAS domain-containing protein: MAGEFQETIDIKELLRKYPKGLNISEISSALHMHRNTSAKYLDMLKLKGDIDRKQTGPSKNYYLVQRIPISSFIRYTPFPVIILSSKKEISMVNKEALNLLKCPLDVLYGEKIQNLPYSLFKEVIIEELCHNAVQGRSEIIERETHILGKKLHLRLHFIPIVFDTGRDGCAVVIYDNTENIENLEKLKICRRQYEAVTSDQTEFIVHISDELTILFVNEAYCRHIGRSFERITGLRFIPMFQADERERVQNLISSLSQENNSGSLDVKSVRKDGGIGYENWTFRVIFKDSGDISGYHAIGRNITELKLSEGRLRQYYDNLEKLIQERTNELQEANRRLLGVISEKEDLEQELLFTQFAFDHASDSIILFDEDGKVYKANKTAGELLGYSDAEMKSRSVFDINPSISKEEWQHMWKEAHPGKKERTISIHAKQNGEIFDVDVSRNFVQYSERMYFCSVAREI; the protein is encoded by the coding sequence ATGGCAGGCGAATTTCAGGAAACAATTGATATAAAAGAACTTCTCAGGAAATATCCCAAGGGACTGAACATATCTGAGATATCAAGTGCACTGCATATGCACAGAAATACCAGTGCAAAATATCTTGATATGTTAAAACTCAAAGGTGATATTGACAGAAAACAGACAGGCCCGTCAAAGAATTATTATCTTGTACAGAGAATCCCAATCTCATCATTCATCAGATATACTCCGTTTCCGGTAATAATTCTCAGTTCAAAAAAGGAGATATCGATGGTGAACAAAGAAGCCCTTAATCTTCTGAAATGCCCGCTTGATGTCTTATATGGCGAAAAGATTCAGAACCTTCCGTATTCACTCTTCAAAGAGGTCATAATTGAAGAACTCTGCCACAATGCAGTTCAGGGCAGATCTGAAATTATTGAGAGGGAGACCCATATTCTTGGTAAAAAGCTTCACCTCCGTCTGCATTTCATACCCATAGTCTTTGATACCGGACGGGATGGCTGTGCGGTTGTAATATATGACAATACAGAAAATATCGAAAACCTTGAAAAACTTAAAATATGCCGCAGACAGTATGAGGCAGTCACAAGCGACCAGACAGAATTTATCGTGCATATCAGCGATGAGCTGACCATTCTTTTCGTAAATGAGGCATACTGCCGGCATATCGGCAGGAGTTTTGAGAGAATAACCGGTCTTCGGTTTATTCCGATGTTTCAGGCAGATGAGAGGGAGAGGGTGCAGAATCTCATCTCTTCGCTGAGTCAGGAAAATAATTCCGGCAGCCTTGATGTCAAATCAGTGAGAAAGGACGGGGGCATCGGATATGAGAACTGGACATTCAGGGTGATCTTTAAGGACAGTGGTGATATTTCCGGTTACCACGCAATCGGCAGGAATATCACCGAACTTAAACTGAGCGAAGGCAGACTGAGGCAGTACTATGATAACCTTGAAAAACTCATACAGGAGAGGACAAATGAACTTCAGGAGGCAAACCGGAGGCTTCTTGGTGTAATCTCCGAGAAGGAAGACCTTGAACAGGAGCTTTTATTCACTCAGTTTGCATTTGACCATGCCTCGGATTCAATAATTCTCTTTGATGAGGACGGAAAGGTCTACAAAGCCAATAAGACGGCCGGTGAACTTCTCGGCTATTCGGACGCTGAGATGAAATCCCGGTCTGTATTCGATATTAATCCGTCAATTTCCAAGGAAGAATGGCAGCATATGTGGAAGGAAGCACATCCGGGCAAGAAGGAGAGAACAATTTCAATACATGCAAAACAGAACGGAGAAATCTTTGACGTTGATGTCTCCCGGAATTTTGTTCAGTACTCTGAAAGGATGTACTTCTGTTCAGTTGCAAGGGAGATCTGA
- the acs gene encoding acetate--CoA ligase: MSDNFDVKLEKKSYLPEYSYRDNSWIGEYEPAYQRFLDDPERFWSEIAHELEWMQPWDNVMEWEHPYAKWFTNAKLNITCNCLDRHVNGDKRNKVALMWRGEDELHERVLTYRQLHAQVMRFANALKGLGVRKGDAVCLYMPFVPEHVVAILACARIGAVHSIVYGGFGADALNSRIRDANAKVVITADVSYRRGKTIMLKSIVDEAVTNASCVEKVVVLKRTNLNIELMPEKEVDFYEIMANADPVCEPEVMDAEDPLFILYTSGTTGKPKGIVHTCGGYMVGTYYTTKYVFDMKDSDVHWCTADPGWITGHSYIVYGPLSTGATVLISETVPDYPDPGIWWKTVEDIGVTIFYTAPTSIRMFMKYGEEWPKKYNLDSLRILGSVGEPLNPEAFEWYYRKIGKARCPIIDTWWQTETGMHMLATLVGDKMKPGFTGKPIPGVIADVVDKDGNPCAPGIGGLLVIKAPWPSMMRTIHNDDERYRQYWNTVGNYYTAGDLAVKDEDGYIMVIGRSDDVIIVAGHNLGTAEVESALVSQEAVAEAAVIGKPDPVKGQSVKAFVTLCVGYKPSEALKNDLIYNVRMSLGPIAMPSEIEFVDSLPKTRSGKIMRRVLKAKDMGLDPGDISTLEE, translated from the coding sequence ATGAGTGATAATTTCGATGTGAAACTTGAAAAAAAGTCATACCTTCCGGAATACTCCTATCGCGACAATTCCTGGATTGGTGAGTATGAACCGGCCTACCAGAGATTCCTGGATGATCCTGAGCGCTTCTGGAGTGAAATTGCACATGAACTGGAATGGATGCAGCCATGGGATAATGTTATGGAGTGGGAGCACCCATATGCAAAATGGTTCACCAATGCAAAGCTCAATATCACCTGCAACTGTCTTGACAGGCATGTAAACGGTGATAAGAGAAATAAAGTTGCATTAATGTGGCGTGGTGAGGACGAACTGCACGAGCGTGTCCTCACATACAGACAGCTTCATGCACAGGTGATGCGATTTGCAAATGCACTTAAGGGACTCGGAGTCAGGAAGGGGGATGCAGTCTGCCTATATATGCCGTTTGTTCCGGAGCATGTGGTTGCAATACTTGCCTGTGCACGAATCGGGGCTGTACACAGCATTGTTTACGGAGGGTTTGGTGCAGATGCACTTAACAGCCGGATACGTGATGCCAATGCAAAGGTTGTCATAACGGCAGATGTCAGCTATAGGCGTGGAAAGACGATAATGTTAAAGTCAATCGTTGATGAGGCGGTCACCAACGCATCCTGTGTTGAAAAGGTAGTTGTCCTGAAGAGAACCAACCTTAATATCGAGCTTATGCCTGAAAAAGAGGTTGATTTCTACGAGATAATGGCTAATGCAGACCCGGTATGTGAACCGGAAGTCATGGATGCTGAAGATCCGCTCTTCATCCTCTACACAAGCGGAACAACGGGCAAGCCCAAAGGGATTGTGCATACCTGCGGCGGTTATATGGTCGGGACATATTATACGACAAAATATGTCTTTGATATGAAAGATTCCGATGTCCACTGGTGCACTGCCGATCCTGGCTGGATCACGGGGCACAGCTATATCGTGTACGGCCCGCTCTCCACCGGAGCAACAGTCCTTATCTCAGAGACTGTTCCGGACTATCCTGATCCCGGCATCTGGTGGAAGACGGTTGAGGATATCGGAGTTACCATATTCTACACCGCACCAACGTCCATCAGGATGTTTATGAAGTATGGGGAGGAATGGCCGAAAAAATACAATCTCGATTCGCTGAGGATACTTGGTTCTGTCGGTGAACCCTTAAATCCGGAGGCTTTTGAGTGGTATTACAGAAAGATTGGCAAGGCCAGATGCCCGATAATAGATACATGGTGGCAGACTGAAACCGGGATGCATATGCTTGCAACACTTGTCGGCGATAAGATGAAGCCTGGATTTACAGGCAAACCGATTCCGGGTGTTATAGCAGATGTGGTAGATAAAGACGGCAATCCCTGTGCACCGGGAATAGGCGGACTTTTGGTTATAAAGGCACCCTGGCCGTCTATGATGCGGACCATCCATAATGACGATGAGAGGTACAGGCAGTACTGGAATACGGTCGGAAATTACTATACTGCCGGAGACCTTGCCGTTAAGGATGAGGATGGCTATATCATGGTCATAGGGCGATCCGATGATGTTATAATCGTTGCCGGCCATAATCTCGGTACGGCCGAGGTCGAGAGTGCACTTGTATCACAGGAGGCTGTTGCCGAAGCGGCAGTTATAGGAAAGCCTGATCCTGTTAAGGGCCAGTCGGTCAAAGCCTTTGTAACGCTCTGCGTAGGGTATAAACCGAGCGAGGCACTGAAAAATGACCTGATATACAATGTCAGGATGAGCCTTGGCCCGATTGCAATGCCTTCTGAGATTGAGTTTGTCGATTCGCTGCCAAAGACCAGAAGCGGAAAGATAATGAGGCGGGTATTAAAGGCTAAGGATATGGGTCTCGATCCGGGTGACATCTCCACGCTGGAGGAGTAA
- a CDS encoding acetate uptake transporter, which produces MEKENRNSFFLMDGTANPAPLGLLAFGMTTVLLNIHNAGYFALGSMIMGMGIFYGGLAQVIAGIMEWKKNNTFGTTAFCSYGFFWISLVALLILPGLGLAAAPEKVAMGSYLLMWGIFTSVMFVATLKMNRAIQFVFGSLALLFFLLAAGDFTGNALITTIAGYEGIICGFSAIYAGLGQVLNEVYQKDLVPL; this is translated from the coding sequence ATGGAAAAAGAGAACAGAAACAGTTTCTTTCTGATGGACGGAACGGCCAACCCGGCACCACTTGGGCTTTTGGCTTTTGGTATGACAACTGTGCTATTAAATATTCACAATGCAGGGTATTTTGCACTTGGCAGTATGATTATGGGGATGGGAATATTTTACGGAGGCCTTGCACAGGTTATAGCCGGAATAATGGAATGGAAGAAGAACAATACCTTTGGAACGACTGCATTCTGCTCGTATGGTTTCTTCTGGATAAGCCTTGTAGCTCTGCTGATACTGCCGGGACTTGGCCTTGCAGCGGCACCGGAGAAAGTCGCAATGGGTTCATACCTCTTAATGTGGGGAATATTCACCTCTGTGATGTTTGTAGCCACCCTTAAGATGAACCGGGCCATACAGTTTGTCTTCGGTTCACTTGCACTGCTCTTCTTCCTGCTTGCAGCCGGAGATTTTACAGGAAATGCTCTCATAACGACCATAGCCGGATATGAAGGGATAATCTGCGGATTTTCTGCCATATATGCAGGACTTGGCCAGGTACTCAATGAGGTATATCAGAAAGATCTGGTGCCCCTCTGA
- a CDS encoding DUF4365 domain-containing protein, with amino-acid sequence MMNINQQKEQFSRAYVRAVATVAGFSLFEPSVDDDSIDLSIAERGGRGSIRSPRIDLQLKCTSQNLISGDGIRFSLPIKNYNDLRPENVQVPRILLVLVVPDEIERWIDQTEEKLSMYHCGYWESLRGLPDTSNEKNVTVNIPKSQQFTVEELSKIMERVGYGDLP; translated from the coding sequence ATGATGAATATTAATCAGCAAAAAGAACAGTTTAGCAGAGCATATGTCAGAGCTGTAGCTACTGTTGCAGGATTTTCATTATTTGAACCCTCCGTGGATGATGACAGCATCGATCTCTCAATCGCAGAGAGGGGCGGGAGGGGTTCTATTCGTTCTCCCAGAATAGATTTACAGCTAAAATGTACATCGCAGAATTTAATATCCGGTGATGGGATCAGATTTTCTCTGCCTATAAAGAATTACAATGATTTACGCCCTGAAAATGTTCAGGTTCCCAGAATTCTTTTAGTACTGGTTGTTCCGGATGAAATCGAAAGATGGATTGATCAAACTGAGGAAAAACTTTCAATGTATCATTGTGGTTATTGGGAATCATTGAGAGGTTTGCCTGATACTTCAAATGAAAAAAATGTCACTGTAAATATTCCAAAATCGCAGCAGTTTACAGTAGAAGAATTAAGCAAAATTATGGAAAGGGTTGGATATGGTGACCTGCCATGA
- a CDS encoding CGGC domain-containing protein: MEDKTSTDVMMKEKIKIGIIICDRYSSCAGGKCLRSLHNREGAFSIYEGKEVEVAGYTSCGGCPGGNIEYAPEEMKKNGVDVIHLATGMVVGYPPCPRIKYFSEFIKDKYGLEVVVGTHPIPEKYYQTHKNLKTWDSVLWERLTAPTLSDEKTRLAYD; encoded by the coding sequence ATGGAAGACAAGACAAGTACTGACGTTATGATGAAAGAAAAGATAAAAATCGGGATTATAATCTGTGACCGTTACAGTTCATGTGCCGGAGGTAAGTGCCTCAGATCCCTGCATAACCGTGAGGGAGCATTCAGCATATATGAGGGCAAAGAGGTTGAGGTTGCAGGTTATACCTCCTGCGGCGGTTGCCCGGGGGGGAATATCGAGTACGCACCGGAGGAGATGAAGAAGAACGGGGTGGATGTTATTCATCTCGCAACCGGAATGGTTGTCGGTTATCCGCCCTGTCCGAGGATAAAGTATTTCTCAGAGTTCATAAAGGATAAATACGGCCTTGAAGTAGTTGTCGGGACGCATCCGATTCCGGAGAAATACTATCAGACCCACAAAAACCTGAAGACATGGGATTCGGTGTTGTGGGAGAGGCTGACTGCACCGACACTCTCAGACGAGAAAACACGACTGGCGTATGACTGA
- the cofH gene encoding 5-amino-6-(D-ribitylamino)uracil--L-tyrosine 4-hydroxyphenyl transferase CofH, with the protein MYFCTSKDIIEVLDDALCGRRLTDEQALTLLNAKGMDVFVVAAAADMIRKEKAGDYVTYVRNQNLNFTNNCINSCGFCSFCRKTGDEDIFCHNYDEIRQKVLIAKEREVTEICSVGGLHPDFDGDTYSGILSAIHETAPDIHIHAHNPMEVWYGAEKSGITTLEMLEQMKRAGLGSMCGTAAEILVDEVREVICPGKIDTATWERIIREAHGLGIRTTATIMYGHIESLKDRVEHLRILRDIQDDTGGFLEFVPLSFIHNNTPLYLTGSAAAGATGREDILMIAVSRLYLDNFDNIQISWVKSGKKLAQLLLMAGGNDLGGTMFEESISKEAGAVDTEYLDPAEMRRMAEDAGRELMQRNTLYEIV; encoded by the coding sequence ATGTATTTTTGCACCAGCAAGGACATCATTGAAGTCCTTGATGATGCACTTTGCGGGCGCCGCCTTACAGATGAACAGGCACTTACGCTCCTGAATGCAAAGGGTATGGATGTCTTTGTGGTTGCAGCTGCGGCAGACATGATAAGAAAAGAGAAGGCTGGAGATTATGTCACTTATGTCAGAAACCAGAATCTGAATTTCACGAATAACTGTATTAATTCCTGCGGGTTCTGTAGTTTTTGCAGAAAAACCGGCGATGAGGATATTTTCTGCCATAATTATGATGAGATAAGGCAGAAGGTTCTTATTGCAAAGGAGAGGGAAGTCACCGAGATATGCAGTGTAGGAGGCCTTCACCCGGATTTTGACGGTGATACATATTCCGGGATTCTCTCGGCAATTCATGAGACAGCCCCTGATATACACATTCATGCCCATAATCCAATGGAAGTCTGGTATGGTGCAGAAAAGAGTGGAATAACAACTCTTGAGATGCTTGAACAGATGAAGAGGGCAGGGCTTGGCTCTATGTGCGGAACGGCTGCGGAGATTTTGGTGGATGAGGTCAGGGAAGTTATCTGTCCGGGGAAGATTGATACGGCGACATGGGAGAGAATTATCCGGGAGGCACACGGACTTGGGATAAGGACCACCGCCACTATAATGTACGGCCATATCGAGAGCCTGAAGGACCGGGTTGAACACCTCAGGATTCTGAGGGATATTCAGGACGACACCGGCGGCTTCCTTGAATTTGTGCCTCTTTCATTTATCCACAACAATACGCCGCTTTACCTGACAGGCAGTGCTGCCGCCGGTGCAACAGGCAGGGAAGATATTCTGATGATTGCGGTTTCGAGGCTATATCTTGATAATTTTGACAATATCCAGATTTCATGGGTTAAATCCGGAAAAAAGCTGGCGCAGCTATTATTAATGGCCGGCGGAAACGATCTGGGCGGAACCATGTTTGAGGAGAGTATTTCAAAAGAGGCCGGGGCTGTGGATACCGAGTACCTTGATCCGGCTGAGATGAGACGGATGGCCGAAGATGCCGGAAGGGAACTTATGCAGAGGAATACTTTGTATGAGATTGTTTAA
- a CDS encoding ATP-binding protein, with the protein MNALAHRDYYVYGANILVEVFQDRVEITNPGGPVNGLTMEDLGRKSLSRNTLITGLMQRMDLIEKVGSGISRMKNAMADYGFSGPEFDVNENWFTIIFRRPSSSEDSYDQKLDSPEKMSEKMSEKMSEKTYHKILVLLGKNSYMTIAELSEELNVSTRTIERNLKKLQENNELLRIGHDKGGYWKILK; encoded by the coding sequence TTGAATGCACTCGCACACCGGGATTACTATGTTTACGGGGCAAATATCCTTGTTGAAGTATTTCAGGACAGGGTTGAAATCACAAATCCGGGTGGTCCTGTAAATGGCCTGACTATGGAAGATCTCGGCAGAAAGAGCCTTTCAAGAAATACTCTCATTACAGGGCTTATGCAGAGGATGGATCTTATTGAAAAGGTAGGCTCCGGAATTTCAAGGATGAAGAATGCGATGGCAGATTATGGTTTTTCCGGCCCGGAATTTGATGTCAATGAGAACTGGTTCACTATAATCTTCCGGAGACCTTCTTCCAGTGAAGATTCTTATGACCAGAAATTGGATTCTCCGGAGAAAATGTCGGAGAAAATGTCGGAGAAAATGTCGGAGAAAACATACCATAAGATATTGGTGCTTCTTGGAAAAAATTCGTATATGACGATAGCTGAACTTTCTGAAGAACTTAATGTATCAACCCGCACTATTGAAAGAAACCTTAAGAAATTGCAGGAAAATAATGAATTGCTGCGTATTGGGCATGACAAAGGTGGGTACTGGAAAATTCTGAAATAA
- a CDS encoding RNA-guided endonuclease InsQ/TnpB family protein has protein sequence MILTYKIRHNQDFTEDLKKAFKVAEFAVRNPKCRSSKAVKDIGLKSAISNQILRKYGNQKKIKRVHNVNLVIPNQSIRVDKDNRIIKIVPLKLTLNYQFPDFEKINQIEIDKEFAYISCTVKEESEMIPSAFIGVDRNTTGHIAVLANPDTGKIEKLGKKALHIHNKYSAIRKRLQRQGKFRQLKKIKDKESRIVKDLNHKISRRIVNIAKEQNAGLVFEDLKGIRNSRKQSKSFKYALNSWSFYQLQLFVEYKAKLLGVPVYYIDPAYTSQNCSICGKIGIRNGKEFKCPHCGHVDHADVNAAFNIANRQKSMVDRVQKEMYTMGALIPHDAMFEECQTTSEPHVL, from the coding sequence ATGATTCTGACCTATAAAATCCGTCACAATCAGGACTTCACTGAAGACCTAAAAAAAGCCTTTAAAGTAGCGGAGTTTGCAGTCAGGAATCCAAAGTGCAGGTCTTCTAAAGCAGTTAAAGATATTGGATTAAAATCAGCAATATCTAACCAAATATTGCGGAAATATGGTAACCAGAAAAAGATTAAACGAGTACATAATGTAAATTTAGTTATTCCAAATCAATCAATCAGAGTCGATAAAGATAATCGGATTATCAAAATAGTTCCATTAAAATTAACATTGAATTATCAATTCCCTGATTTTGAGAAAATAAATCAAATTGAAATTGATAAAGAGTTTGCTTATATATCGTGCACCGTCAAAGAAGAGTCCGAGATGATACCCTCTGCATTTATAGGGGTTGATCGGAACACTACGGGCCATATTGCTGTATTGGCAAATCCAGATACTGGAAAAATTGAAAAGCTTGGTAAAAAAGCACTTCATATCCACAATAAATATTCTGCAATTCGTAAACGACTTCAAAGACAGGGAAAATTCAGACAATTGAAGAAGATAAAGGATAAAGAATCCCGAATTGTCAAAGATTTAAACCATAAAATAAGTCGCAGGATTGTTAATATTGCTAAAGAACAAAATGCAGGTCTTGTATTTGAAGATTTAAAAGGGATTCGTAACTCCCGGAAACAGAGTAAATCGTTTAAATACGCCTTGAACAGTTGGTCATTTTATCAACTACAGTTATTTGTAGAATATAAGGCTAAGCTGCTTGGCGTTCCGGTGTATTATATAGATCCTGCATATACATCTCAAAACTGTTCAATTTGTGGTAAAATAGGAATTCGTAACGGAAAAGAGTTTAAGTGTCCACATTGTGGCCACGTTGATCATGCTGATGTAAATGCTGCATTCAACATAGCAAATCGTCAAAAAAGCATGGTTGATCGTGTACAGAAAGAGATGTACACGATGGGAGCACTGATACCCCACGACGCAATGTTTGAAGAATGTCAAACAACGTCAGAACCCCACGTGCTTTAG
- the tnpA gene encoding IS200/IS605 family transposase, protein MAKKERWTHANTCVYNIGYHIIWCPKYRRNVLQPDVAVRLKELLHEKASDIDVIIEVMEIMPDHLHLFVKTKPTASPHWVIQQFKGYTSRILRQEFSTLRTRLPTLWTRSYYCESCGHISDEIVKKYIEDQKKN, encoded by the coding sequence TTGGCAAAAAAAGAACGCTGGACTCATGCGAATACCTGCGTATATAATATTGGGTATCATATTATTTGGTGTCCTAAATATAGGCGAAATGTCCTACAACCAGATGTTGCAGTAAGGTTGAAAGAGTTATTGCATGAAAAGGCATCTGATATTGATGTGATAATTGAAGTTATGGAAATCATGCCGGACCACCTACATTTATTTGTTAAAACAAAACCAACTGCAAGCCCACATTGGGTTATTCAGCAATTTAAAGGTTATACTTCAAGAATTTTAAGACAGGAGTTTAGCACATTGAGAACCCGTCTTCCAACATTATGGACCAGAAGTTATTATTGTGAGAGTTGTGGTCATATTTCAGACGAAATTGTAAAAAAATACATCGAAGATCAAAAAAAGAACTAA
- the dprA gene encoding DNA-processing protein DprA: protein MKNNYYQTAFLSFLNDIQSVKKKEYLEYLKDENNFQNFIISIENRNELTESSYPKGIENLFRTVIKKYNASLTEGIPDKNSITDNYISAIEDYQNNQIQVIKYTDDNYPQKLLRIKNPPYHLYCKGDISLLNKKLISIIGTRNISEKGRKKTIEIVDYLVKSGYSIVSGLANGTDSAAHNATLLAGGKTIAVLPGSVTKIVPPGNRGLAEKITQSGLILSEITEKVTVHKGRFIERNRITSGLSGGVVVIESGEKGGSVRQTEIAIEQGIPVFAVKPDEDNKDAYPGYKKLLSLGAVSVESADQIIEELKKSEHSEINKENQIHSTSAVADINNKYAEIFNNSLNKAEKSEKISLNKKTKQMIISDSF from the coding sequence ATGAAAAATAATTACTATCAAACGGCCTTTTTGTCATTTTTAAATGATATCCAGTCAGTAAAAAAGAAGGAATATCTGGAATATCTAAAAGATGAGAATAATTTCCAAAACTTCATAATATCTATTGAAAACAGAAATGAATTAACAGAATCGAGCTATCCAAAAGGTATTGAAAATTTATTCCGAACTGTTATAAAAAAATATAATGCTTCATTAACTGAAGGCATCCCTGACAAAAATTCCATAACTGACAACTATATTTCAGCAATTGAAGATTATCAGAATAATCAGATTCAGGTTATAAAATATACTGATGATAATTATCCACAAAAACTTCTGAGAATAAAAAATCCACCTTATCACCTGTATTGCAAAGGAGACATAAGTTTACTCAATAAAAAACTGATTTCCATCATCGGAACCAGAAATATCTCAGAAAAAGGACGGAAAAAGACAATAGAAATAGTAGATTACCTTGTGAAATCCGGGTATTCAATTGTAAGCGGACTTGCAAACGGAACAGACAGTGCCGCTCATAATGCGACACTTCTGGCAGGAGGAAAAACCATTGCCGTCTTACCCGGATCTGTCACAAAAATAGTACCACCGGGCAACAGAGGTCTCGCAGAAAAAATTACTCAGTCCGGCCTTATACTCAGCGAAATCACAGAAAAGGTAACAGTCCATAAAGGCAGATTTATTGAAAGAAACAGAATCACAAGCGGCCTTTCCGGAGGCGTAGTGGTCATTGAGTCAGGTGAAAAGGGAGGTTCAGTCAGACAGACAGAAATTGCAATTGAACAGGGCATACCGGTTTTCGCTGTAAAACCGGATGAAGATAATAAAGATGCATATCCCGGTTATAAAAAACTCCTGTCTCTTGGTGCAGTAAGTGTTGAATCAGCTGATCAGATTATAGAAGAACTTAAAAAATCTGAACACTCAGAAATTAATAAAGAGAATCAAATCCACAGTACCTCTGCTGTAGCAGATATAAACAATAAATATGCAGAAATATTCAATAATTCATTAAATAAAGCTGAAAAATCAGAGAAAATCTCGTTGAATAAGAAAACAAAACAAATGATAATATCCGATTCTTTTTAA
- the darG gene encoding type II toxin-antitoxin system antitoxin DNA ADP-ribosyl glycohydrolase DarG — MTVEVVLGDILNDKSQTLVNTVNCVGVMGKGIALEFKKRYPAMFEDYKLRCRKGEVEHGVPYHYEDIFGNSIINFPTKDHWRSASRIEDIVRGLDIFINCYKSWNVTSVAFPPLGCGNGGLLWEDVGPLMYRKLSSIDIPVRIYAPYSTPEDHMACEYLSEPVNYNENITGNILNNKITAEKILLLEVLFRLENMKYASPVGRTIFQKICYMLTQTGVDLNISFKQGTYGPFSDGAKDLIKEFSNCNLITEKKTGSMINIRTGSEFPAVKEQFKEEIRAGDDKIEIVVDLFSRIRSTEQAGEVTTVFYVYSELKSRKPFGKISEEMIFDRVIEWKNYWADEEKLNSVADAVRILTVLRWIFVEFSDNLPVSEIV, encoded by the coding sequence ATGACAGTTGAAGTGGTGCTTGGAGATATTCTTAATGATAAATCGCAGACTCTTGTAAATACTGTGAACTGTGTTGGTGTTATGGGCAAGGGGATCGCACTTGAATTTAAGAAAAGATACCCGGCAATGTTTGAGGACTATAAACTGCGTTGCAGGAAAGGAGAGGTTGAGCACGGTGTCCCTTACCATTATGAAGATATCTTTGGAAATTCAATAATTAATTTTCCAACAAAGGATCACTGGCGTTCTGCATCACGGATAGAGGATATTGTCAGGGGTCTTGATATTTTCATTAATTGTTATAAATCATGGAATGTAACTTCGGTAGCATTCCCGCCGCTTGGATGTGGAAATGGCGGTCTTCTCTGGGAGGATGTTGGCCCTCTGATGTACAGAAAACTGTCTTCTATTGATATTCCTGTCCGGATTTATGCTCCTTATTCAACGCCTGAAGATCATATGGCCTGTGAGTATCTTTCAGAGCCGGTGAATTATAATGAAAATATTACCGGGAATATTCTGAATAATAAAATTACTGCTGAGAAGATACTGCTACTTGAGGTGTTATTCCGGCTTGAGAACATGAAATATGCCTCGCCGGTCGGCAGGACAATATTTCAGAAGATCTGTTACATGCTTACACAAACCGGTGTTGATCTCAATATTTCATTTAAACAGGGAACTTACGGGCCATTTTCTGATGGAGCCAAAGATCTAATCAAAGAATTTTCCAACTGTAATCTTATTACTGAAAAGAAAACCGGTTCTATGATTAATATCAGAACCGGGTCTGAATTTCCGGCTGTAAAAGAGCAGTTTAAAGAAGAAATCCGTGCTGGTGATGATAAGATTGAGATAGTGGTGGATTTATTTTCAAGGATCAGGAGTACTGAACAGGCAGGTGAGGTTACAACTGTATTCTACGTCTATAGCGAGCTTAAATCGAGGAAACCTTTTGGGAAAATATCCGAAGAGATGATCTTTGATCGTGTGATTGAGTGGAAAAACTACTGGGCTGATGAAGAGAAGCTTAATTCAGTTGCAGATGCAGTGCGTATTCTTACCGTATTGAGATGGATTTTTGTTGAATTCAGTGATAATCTGCCGGTAAGTGAAATTGTCTGA